In Pochonia chlamydosporia 170 chromosome Unknown PCv3seq00008, whole genome shotgun sequence, the following proteins share a genomic window:
- a CDS encoding NADPH dehydrogenase (similar to Verticillium alfalfae VaMs.102 XP_003002123.1), which translates to MPNSDSRLWQPLKVGGLTLPHRIVMAPLTRYRNDDNHAPLDMMIQYYADRACVPGSLIITEATGISGAAEARPHLPSIATPEAVAGWKRIYKAIHDRGSFVFHQLWDLGRGADPDYVTKRGYKYASSGDLQLEGKSVPPAPLTEEEIWQKIADYRQAARNVIDAGGDGVEVHAAHGYLIDQFIRDSVNNRTDKWGGSVENRSRFLLEVVKAVTEEIGAERTALRLSPFSLYNSSYSSDTWEQTGYIIRSLKERGHKLAYLSLVEPRYDPALLGKAPPPGTPQPFGDREMSSKFILREWDNTSPVFVAGGYTAESAASALDETYRDWDVAIAFGRPFISNPDLVFRVKNDLPFSQYNRDTFYVAKSEVGYIDYPFSEEAVKAGLSVPVQA; encoded by the coding sequence ATGCCCAACAGCGACTCCAGGCTTTGGCAACCTCTCAAGGTTGGAGGCCTAACTCTCCCCCACCGCATCGTCATGGCTCCCCTAACTCGCTACCGCAACGACGACAACCATGCGCCATTGGACATGATGATTCAGTACTACGCAGACCGTGCCTGCGTCCCAGGCagtctcatcatcacagaAGCCACTGGTATCTCTGGTGCTGCCGAAGCAAGACCCCACCTCCCAAGCATCGCTACTCCAGAAGCTGTCGCGGGCTGGAAGAGAATATACAAAGCTATTCATGACAGGGGCAGCTTCGTCTTCCATCAGCTGTGGGATCTTGGCCGTGGTGCTGATCCAGACTATGTCACCAAGCGCGGATACAAATATGCGTCCAGCGGTGACTTGCAATTAGAAGGCAAATCTGTGCCTCCTGCACCGCTTACAGAGGAAGAGATTTGGCAAAAGATTGCGGATTATCGTCAGGCGGCTAGAAATGTGATTGACgctggcggtgatggagtAGAGGTTCACGCAGCTCATGGATACCTCATTGATCAGTTCATACGAGATAGCGTGAACAATCGAACGGATAAATGGGGTGGCTCGGTTGAGAACCGCAGCCGGTTTCTtcttgaagtcgtcaaagCTGTCACCGAAGAGATTGGTGCCGAAAGAACAGCGTTGAGACTAAGTCCGTTCTCTCTTTACAACAGCTCCTATTCCTCGGATACGTGGGAGCAAACAGGATACATTATCCGCAGTCTCAAGGAGCGTGGTCACAAGCTGGCGTACTTGTCTCTCGTGGAACCACGATACGATCCCGCCTTGTTAGGCAAAGCGCCTCCTCCAGGTACACCTCAGCCTTTTGGGGACAGGGAAATGTCCTCCAAGTTCATTCTCAGAGAGTGGGATAACACTTCGCCTGTGTTCGTGGCTGGCGGCTATACTGCTGAATCGGCGGCCAGCGCTCTCGATGAGACATACAGAGACTGGGATGTTGCTATTGCATTCGGACGGCCGTTTATTTCTAATCCGGACTTGGTGTTTCGAGTGAAGAATGACTTGCCGTTCTCGCAATATAACAGGGATACGTTCTACGTTGCGAAAAGTGAGGTTGGATACATCGACTATCCATTTAGCGAAGAGGCTGTCAAGGCGGGTTTGTCAGTGCCAGTCCAAGCATAG
- a CDS encoding HET protein (similar to Glarea lozoyensis ATCC 20868 XP_008080117.1), with translation MRLINTRTGLFEEFIGRNIPPYAILSHTWDDEEVSFQDMTSNPSCMSMKGFQKIQATCQMACDADLTYAWVDTCCIDKTSSAELTEAINSMYLWYQRSKVCYVYLADMDPSSDIKTALPNCCWFTRGWTLQELIAPDNVVFFDQEWNRRGEKRNLLQELFLITGIGEKVLDHTQPLSSMSVAQKMSWAAHRATTRIEDIAYSLLGIFGVNMPLMYGEEDKAFRRLQEEIMRTTPDLSLFAWRLPPPDDAIYADTQKRPSKRVYCGFLADSPLAFSQAGSLAKRPFGSRREFAFSNCGIKTQVQTWSYTKPKLGKRSYLLPLDCSWDPDLPLGVLIKKCGPDQFLREDPWNLVECRGLVSPNPPLQRYLLTDLSEMTMDPNKQLLDSSRFLSHVRPHVLQLEGSGSIDTYEVWSRARWDDEDFVFFVAANPSHDSSFMTLGVRLQVNKWGVSLPEHVTFKVICFVVGWASPSQPGPQITLLDYKKHPMMDEVLARIKLWDPDTHQLWTQLRLRGIPRSPEAVFAIPETDLFARVYYTLELVTDPEICARQFWKLHIASEVCSKKDLKPVSDQHWTFDRVKHGWKNVP, from the coding sequence ATGAGGCTCATAAACACCCGTACAGGCCTCTTTGAGGAATTCATCGGACGAAACATCCCACCCTACGCCATTCTCTCGCACACATgggacgatgaagaagtcAGCTTCCAGGACATGACATCGAACCCATCATGCATGTCCATGAAAGGGTTCCAAAAGATCCAAGCGACTTGTCAAATGGCATGCGACGCCGACCTCACCTACGCCTGGGTCGATACCTGCTGCATTGACAAAACTAGCAGTGCGGAATTAACAGaggccatcaactccatgtATCTATGGTACCAGCGCTCCAAAGTCTGCTATGTATACCTCGCCGACATGGATCCTTCTTCAGATATAAAAACTGCCCTCCCAAATTGCTGCTGGTTCACCCGTGGTTGGACACTACAGGAGCTTATTGCGCCTGACAATGTCGTCTTTTTCGACCAAGAGTGGAATCGGAGAGGCGAAAAGAGAAACCTGCTACAAGAGCTCTTCCTCATTACTGGGATCGGCGAGAAAGTTCTGGACCATACACAACCACTatcatccatgtctgttgCGCAAAAGATGTCGTGGGCTGCGCATAGAGCGACCACGAGAATCGAAGACATTGCGTATAGTCTACTCGGGATCTTTGGTGTGAACATGCCGCTCATGTACGGGGAAGAGGACAAGGCATTTCGGCGACTGCAAGAGGAAATTATGCGAACTACGCCTGATTTGAGCCTATTTGCGTGGAGATTACCGCCTCCCGACGACGCCATATACGCTGACACGCAGAAGCGGCCGTCGAAGCGTGTGTACTGCGGCTTCTTGGCCGATTCACCGCTGGCGTTTAGTCAGGCTGGATCCCTGGCCAAGCGGCCGTTTGGATCTCGAAGGGAGTTTGCGTTCTCCAACTGCGGAATCAAGACGCAGGTCCAGACGTGGTCATACACGAAACCGAAGCTGGGAAAACGAAGTTATCTCCTCCCACTGGACTGCTCTTGGGATCCCGACTTACCTCTTGGAGTGCTTATCAAGAAGTGCGGCCCGGACCAGTTTCTTCGTGAAGATCCCTGGAATCTAGTCGAGTGCAGGGGGCTTGTGTCGCCGAATCCTCCGCTGCAGAGGTATTTACTAACAGATCTGTCAGAAATGACCATGGATCCAAACAAGCAGCTCCTTGATTCTAGTAGATTTCTATCCCATGTACGGCCGCACGTCCTCCAATTAGAAGGATCAGGGTCAATTGATACATATGAAGTATGGTCCCGAGCACGTTGGGACGACGAGGACTTTGTCTTTTTCGTCGCTGCCAACCCATCACACGACTCCAGCTTCATGACGCTCGGTGTACGACTCCAAGTAAACAAATGGGGTGTCAGTCTTCCTGAGCACGTCACATTCAAGGTCATTTGCTTCGTTGTAGGCTGGGCATCTCCGTCGCAACCTGGCCCACAAATCACGCTGCTAGACTACAAGAAGCATCCGATGATGGATGAGGTGCTCGCCCGGATTAAGTTGTGGGATCCGGATACGCATCAACTGTGGACGCAGCTGCGGCTCAGGGGGATACCAAGATCGCCAGAGGCGGTGTTTGCTATTCCGGAGACGGACCTGTTTGCTAGGGTGTACTACACGCTGGAGTTGGTTACGGATCCTGAGATTTGTGCGAGGCAGTTTTGGAAATTGCATATTGCGAGTGAGGTGTGTAGTAAGAAGGATCTGAAGCCTGTTTCGGATCAGCATTGGACGTTTGATAGGGTTAAGCATGGGTGGAAGAATGTTCCTTAG
- a CDS encoding epimerase/hydratase (similar to Myceliophthora thermophila ATCC 42464 XP_003663772.1), producing the protein MTNVAFILGSGPRIGASVAKKFLREGYKVAIGKRNTNTPLESGLEGALPVELEVTSNESIAKAFAEVESKLGFPNVVIYNIAALTFPPEQNNPFSVPPDSFGRDTTVNVVGGYAAIYAAIKGWKGLDASVPKVFIATGNVTPFYPNPFATTLASGKSALVQLIRLGDQHFKSDKYKFYFASQVTSEGHPVSWEGVKAAAHGDVYWDLVQDKNSDNWDVRFVVDDKDAVSYLK; encoded by the exons ATGACCAATGTTGCATTCATTCTCGGCTCCGGCCCCCGTATTGGCGCTTCCGTTGCGAAGAAGTTCCTCCGCGAAGGATACAAGGTTGCAATTGGGAAGCGGAATACAAATACACCATTGGAGTCTGGACTGGAGGGTGCGCTTCCTGTGGAATTAGAAGTGACTAGCAATGAGTCTATTGCAAAGGCATTTGCGGAGGTTGAGTCGAAACTAGGCTTCCCAAACGTCGTCATTTACAATA TCGCCGCTCTTACTTTCCCGCCAGAACAGAATAATCCCTTCAGCGTACCTCCCGATTCATTCGGAAGAGACACTACTGTCAATGTAGTTGGCGGATATGCCGCCATCTATGCCGCCATCAAGGGATGGAAAGGACTCGACGCCTCCGTCCCGAAGGTGTTCATTGCTACCGGTAACGTAACGCCGTTTTATCCAAACCCATTTGCGACGACCCTGGCGTCTGGGAAGTCTGCTCTTGTGCAACTCATTCGGCTGGGGGACCAGCATTTCAAATCGGATAAATACAA GTTCTATTTCGCCTCGCAGGTCACATCGGAAGGACACCCTGTAAGCTGGGAGGGTGTTAAAGCTGCTGCGCATGGGGACGTATACTGGGACTTGGtgcaagacaagaacagCGACAATTGGGATGTCCGATTTGTCGTTGACGATAAGGACGCCGTGTCATACTTGAAGTGA
- a CDS encoding serine family amino acid catabolism-related protein (similar to Cordyceps militaris CM01 XP_006669656.1) — protein MTVKTATHTKTPWIETPLIKSATLSSAAGCNIFLKLENLQPSGSFKSRGIGNFLVSKLAAVQSTSANSTKKAHFYCSSGGNAGLACVHGAVTLGCEASIVVPLSTTEYMIAKLRAAGATDVIQKGASWQEADDYLTGTLMADATARGEAALYVPPFDAQEIWDGNAGITREIVKQLPETERHYPINGVSANATPKVDAIVCSAGGGGLFSGIMQGIDELGMDKTQVIAVETEGADSFAQAVAKRELVTLPAITSLATSLGARRVCKRAFEYGLRDTVSNVVLSDAEGIRACRRFLDEDRLLVELACGVCPALCYNGKLKELVPGFNENSVVVLVICGGSNMSFEIMDKYMADLN, from the exons ATGACTGTCAAAACAGCAACCCACACCAAGACGCCTTGGATTGAAACCCCGCTCATCAAATCAGCGACATTAAGCAGCGCTGCAGGATG CAACATCTTCTTAAAGCTTGAAAACCTCCAACCCTCAGGGTCATTCAAATCCCGCGGCATAGGAAActtcctcgtctccaaaCTCGCCGCCGTCCAATCCACAAGCGCAAACTCCACCAAAAAGGCACACTTCTACTGTTCATCCGGCGGGAATGCCGGCCTCGCATGCGTCCACGGCGCAGTGACTCTCGGCTGCGAGGCGTCCATTGTTGTGCCCCTCAGCACGACGGAATACATGATTGCCAAGTTGAGAGCGGCGGGCGCGACAGACGTGATTCAGAAGGGCGCATCGTGGCAGGAAGCAGATGATTATCTGACGGGGACGCTCATGGCTGATGCGACGGCGAGAGGGGAGGCAGCTCTCTACGTTCCGCCGTTTGATGCGCAAGAGATTTGGGATGGTAATGCGGGCATCACGAGAGAGATTGTGAAGCAGTTGCCTGAAACGGAGAGGCATTATCCCATCAATGGGGTATCCGCCAATGCTACGCCCAAGGtggatgccattgtgtgcagtgctggaggaggaggactcTTCTCTGGCATCATGCAGGGGATTGACGAGTTGGGGATGGATAAGACGCAGGTTATTGCTGTGGAAACTGAGGGCGCTGATTCATTCGCACAAGCTGTTGCGAAGAGAGAATTGGTTACTCTGCCTGCCATCACGAGTCTTGCCACGAGCTTGGGCGCAAGACGCGTGTGTAAGAGGGCTTTTGAGTATGGGTTGAGAGATACGGTTTCCAATGTTGTGCTGTCTGATGCTGAGGGCATCAGGGCGTGTAGGAGGTTTTTGGATGAGGACAGGCTGCTGGTGGAGTTGGCGTGCGGAGTGTGTCCTGCTCTTTGTTATAATGGCAAGTTAAAGGAACTTGTTCCTGGGTTTAATGAGAATAGCgtggttgtgttggtgatTTGTGGTGGGAGTAATATGTCGTTTGAGATTATGGACAAGTACATGGCTGATCTAAACTAG
- a CDS encoding allantoin catabolism protein (similar to Metarhizium acridum CQMa 102 XP_007810698.1) → MGNDRTMGAYYAPTGGLPPQTQILTDRAMFTEAYAVIPKGVFSDIVTSFLPFWEQTRLWVIARPLTGFSETFSQYIMEVQPGGGSDRAELDDEAEGVLFVVEGEVSVTVANQTHKLVDGGYAYLPPKSGWTLRNTGSATARFHWVRKAYERVDGLDAPEPLFLNEKEIAPTPMPQTNGAWATTRFVDPSDLRHDMHVTIVTFEPGGVIPFAETHVMEHGLYVLEGKAVYRLNQDWVEVEAGDFMWLRAFCPQACYAGGPGKFRYLLYKDVNRHMKLKLSK, encoded by the coding sequence ATGGGCAACGACAGGACCATGGGCGCCTACTATGCCCCAACCGGCGGATTGCCACCACAGACACAAATCCTCACCGACCGTGCCATGTTCACCGAAGCCTACGCGGTTATTCCCAAAGGAGTATTCAGCGACATTGTCACCAGCTTTCTGCCGTTCTGGGAGCAGACGCGGCTATGGGTGATTGCTCGCCCATTGACGGGCTTCTCCGAAACCTTCTCGCAGTACATCATGGAAGTGCAGCCTGGCGGTGGCAGCGACCGCGCAGAACTGGACGACGAAGCAGAGGGCGTGCTGTTCGTGGTTGAAGGCGAAGTGTCGGTAACGGTAGCAAACCAAACCCACAAACTTGTCGACGGCGGTTACGCCTATCTGCCTCCAAAGAGCGGCTGGACCCTACGCAACACCGGCTCAGCTACCGCTCGTTTCCATTGGGTTCGCAAGGCTTATGAACGTGTTGATGGGCTGGATGCGCCTGAGCCGCTTTTCCTCAATGAAAAGGAGATTGCGCCGACGCCTATGCCACAGACAAATGGCGCGTGGGCAACCACACGCTTCGTTGATCCCAGTGATCTGCGGCACGACATGCACGTTACCATTGTGACGTTTGAGCCCGGCGGTGTTATTCCATTCGCGGAGACGCACGTCATGGAACACGGGCTCTATGTGCTGGAAGGAAAAGCTGTGTATCGCCTCAATCAGGACTGGGTTGAGGTGGAGGCTGGTGACTTTATGTGGCTGCGTGCCTTTTGCCCGCAGGCTTGTTATGCTGGAGGGCCGGGCAAGTTTCGGTACCTGCTTTACAAGGATGTGAATCGACATATGAAGCTCAAGTTATCCAAGTAG